Below is a genomic region from Sulfitobacter sp. OXR-159.
TGAGGGGCAATGGGGCCGCACGCCTGCCGCCGCCTGCCGATTTCATTCGCCCTCGGCCTAGCCCGCCGCCCCGCAAAGGGCAAGACCGCGCGCCCGGGGGCGCCCTGCCCGATTAACGCTCAGCCTTGCTCTCGCGCTTGTCCTTTTTGCGGGCGCGCCCGGCTTGCAACCGCTCTTGCAGCTTGTCGGCATAGGCCTTGCGGGCGACGGTATCCATCGCGCTGACCTCGGCCAGCCATGCGTTATGGGCCACGGTTTGAACACTGGCCGCCGCCTCTCCTTGCGCGGCGAGCACCGCTGCGGCCACATCCGCCTGAAACGGCTCTGCCCGCAGCGCGGCAAGCATCTCGTCATAAAGCGCGCGCCGTGCCGCCCGGTCGAGGTGATGCGCCTTGCCGCTGCTGCGCATCTTGCCGTGCAGATCGCGCCGCGCTTCGGGCGGCAGCGCCTGCACATAGGGCGAAGCATAGCTGCGCAGCCCCGGCAGATCGCCATCGCCGCGCGGCCCCGGCCCGCCATGACGCCACATCGCCCCGCCAAGCGCGCCGAGGATCATCACGTTCAGCGCCAGCGACAGACCAAGCGCCAAGCGCGTCAGTCGCCTGCGCCGTGGTGTGGGAACCTGTGTCATCTCAACTTTCCTCCATGTCCCAGCCAAAACCACCCAGTTCGGTGCCTGTATCGGCTTCGCCCGTGTCCAATGTCTCGGCCGTCCATGTGCCAGAGACGAATTGCCCGGCGAGATCCGGCATGCCCTCGGGCGGGGCGACGCCGACCCAAACCCCAACCGCCGCGGCAGTGGCAAGACCGCTTAGCCCCGCCGCACCGCCCAAAAGATGCCAAAGTGCTTGGTGCCACGGCTGGCGCGCTGCTTTGGGCATATGCGCTTCGGCATCGGCCAGAACCCGCGCTTGCAGATCGGCAGAGACCTGTGGCGGATTGGCCCGGGCTGCGGCAAAGAAATTTTCCAGTGCGGCGTCACTCAATGCCCCATCACTTAATGCGTCGTCAAAGTCATTCATTTTCAAACCCCAATGCGTCCCGTTGCGCAGATAGCTGCGCGGCCAACGCCCGTTTGCCCCGTGCGGTCAGGCTCTCCACCGCTTCGACCCCAATGCCCAAGACTTCGGCAATTTCGGGGTTTGCCATACCGTCAATGTGGCGCAGCACCACCGCCTGACGCTGCCGGTCGGGCAGGCTGGCCAGCGCCTGTTGCAGCGCATCCACACGGGCGGCCTGCTGCATCTTCTGTGCGGCACCCGGCGTCGGATCGACCGGCTCGGCCACGTCATCAAGCCCTGCCGCCCCCGCGCCACGACGGCGCAGACGGTCAGTGCAAAGGTTGGCCACGACGCGATAAAGCCATGTGGTGACCTTGGCCTCACCTGCGCGCCACTTTGGCGCCTGACGCCACAGCCGCAGCATCGCTTCTTGGGCCACATCCTCTGCCTCGGCACGGTCGCCGAGCACCCGCAGCGCATGGCCGTGAATGCGCGGCACCAGCCGGGCCGTCAACAGCCGCGCCGCTGCCGCATCGCCGCTGGCGTAGCGCTGCAACAACTCGGCATCCGCATCGTGGTGCTCGTCGGACAAATCCTGCATCCCGTCCATCGCTAAGGCCCGGGCGCGCCATGATCAAGCGCGCCCGGCGCATCAATTAGTCGCGCTGCGGCTTGTCATGGTCCATCTTGTGGCCCTTGCCGTGCCGCTTGCCATGCATTTTCTTGGCCGCTTCGAACTCTTCGGCGCTGATGCTGCCGTTCTCGTCCTTGTCCAGACGCTCGAACATCTTGGCGGGGTCGTGGCGCTGCGTCATTTCTTCCATCGACAGCTTGCCGTCGTCATTGGTGTCCATACGCTCGATCATGCGCTCGCCGCCTTTGTCACCGCGCTTGCCATCCTTTTTGCCGTCACGTTTGTCGCCGCGCTTGTCACCCATGGCTTCCAACTCAGAGGCGTCGAGGCTGCCGTTGCCGTCGGTGTCGAAGCGCTCCAGCATCTTGGCCGAACGCTCGGCCCGGCGCGCATCGCCTGCGGCTTTCAGTTCTTCGCCAGTCACGAAACCGTCGCCATCGGCGTCAACCTCGGCAAAACGCGCCTCGGCATGGGCCTGAAACTCTGCCTGTGTGATCTCACCGTTGCCGTCAGCGTCAAGCTGCTGGAACCGGTCCTGCCCGCTTTGCTGCGCGGTGGCGGCGACGGCACCGATGGCCAACAATCCGCTGAGGGCTGCGATCTTCATGTTTGTACGAATGGTCATCTTGATACTCCTCGTTTTTTAAAGACCGTCTCACGCTTTTGCGCCGCGATCACAGGGTCAAACGGATGCCGCTGGAACTTCCGTCGCAGGTTTCCGAACTTTTTTCAGAAATGCGCCACAGCCCCAGCCTGCGCGACATGGCGCCGCAACGGCAGCCTCGGGGCTTTTCATTTCATGCCTCAGGTTGCATCTACCCCTCAACCAAAGGATCGCTTCCATGTCACAGACACAGCAACTCTCTCCCGACACCGTAGAGACCCAAGACGGCGAAGAGCGGCCCCGCCTGCCCGCCATGCTGCGCGGTTGGCGCGGCAAATGCCCCTCTTGCGGGGGCGGGCAGTTGTTGCGCGGCTATCTTAAGGTGAATGACGACTGCGCCGTCTGCCGCCAAGAGTTCCACCACCACCGCGCCGATGACGGCCCGGCCTATCTGACCATTCTGCTCGTCGGTCACCTGCTGGCACCGGGGCTGCACATCGCCTTTGTGGTCTGGCGGCCCGAGCCTTTGACCCTGTTCACCATTTTTGCGGTTGGCTGCACGGCGCTGTCCCTCTACCTTCTGCCCAGACTGAAGGGGGCCATGATCGGCTTTCAATGGGCCAAAAGGATGGGCGGCTTCGGCGGC
It encodes:
- a CDS encoding periplasmic heavy metal sensor, which encodes MTQVPTPRRRRLTRLALGLSLALNVMILGALGGAMWRHGGPGPRGDGDLPGLRSYASPYVQALPPEARRDLHGKMRSSGKAHHLDRAARRALYDEMLAALRAEPFQADVAAAVLAAQGEAAASVQTVAHNAWLAEVSAMDTVARKAYADKLQERLQAGRARKKDKRESKAER
- a CDS encoding RNA polymerase sigma factor; the protein is MQDLSDEHHDADAELLQRYASGDAAAARLLTARLVPRIHGHALRVLGDRAEAEDVAQEAMLRLWRQAPKWRAGEAKVTTWLYRVVANLCTDRLRRRGAGAAGLDDVAEPVDPTPGAAQKMQQAARVDALQQALASLPDRQRQAVVLRHIDGMANPEIAEVLGIGVEAVESLTARGKRALAAQLSAQRDALGFENE
- a CDS encoding EF-hand domain-containing protein codes for the protein MTIRTNMKIAALSGLLAIGAVAATAQQSGQDRFQQLDADGNGEITQAEFQAHAEARFAEVDADGDGFVTGEELKAAGDARRAERSAKMLERFDTDGNGSLDASELEAMGDKRGDKRDGKKDGKRGDKGGERMIERMDTNDDGKLSMEEMTQRHDPAKMFERLDKDENGSISAEEFEAAKKMHGKRHGKGHKMDHDKPQRD
- a CDS encoding DUF983 domain-containing protein translates to MSQTQQLSPDTVETQDGEERPRLPAMLRGWRGKCPSCGGGQLLRGYLKVNDDCAVCRQEFHHHRADDGPAYLTILLVGHLLAPGLHIAFVVWRPEPLTLFTIFAVGCTALSLYLLPRLKGAMIGFQWAKRMGGFGGTT